One segment of Panicum virgatum strain AP13 chromosome 3K, P.virgatum_v5, whole genome shotgun sequence DNA contains the following:
- the LOC120699874 gene encoding uncharacterized protein LOC120699874 has translation MASALSLTGVAAATARPSSGGGRGRRQRVASMATQKGPKPTPKTVSGTRRSGTTVFPLGEPGPRPATASGTAPVKLLTNVERLRLLTKAERAGLLSAAERAGLSLSAVERLGLLSKAEELGALSAATDPGTPGALLALAAPLLAAGPAVVYLVPEEQAWQVALQAVAALVCIVGGAAAVAASTFVSRLQSSSG, from the exons atggcgtcGGCGCTGTCCCTCACCGGCGTGGCGGCAGCCACGGCGAGGccaagcagcggcggcgggagagggCGCCGTCAGAGGGTCGCCTCCATGGCCACCCAGAAGGGCCCGAAGCCGACGCCCAAGACCGTCTCCGGCACGAGGAGATCG GGCACGACGGTGTTCCCGCTGGGCGAGCCcgggccgcggccggcgacggcgagcgggacgGCGCCGGTGAAGCTGCTGACGAACGTGGagcggctgcggctgctgaCCAAGGCGGAGCGCGCGGGGCTGCtgtcggcggcggagcgcgcgggGCTGTCGCTGTCGGCGGTGGAGCGGCTGGGCCTGCTGTCCAAGGCGGAGGAGCTGGGCGCGCTGTCGGCGGCCACGGACCCCGGCACGCCCGGCGCGCTGCTGGCGCTCgcggcgccgctgctcgccgcgggCCCCGCGGTGGTGTACCTCGtccccgaggagcaggcgtggCAGGTGGCGCTGCAGGCCGTCGCCGCGCTCGTCTGCatcgtcggcggcgccgccgccgtcgccgcgtccACGTTCGTGTCCAGGCTGCAGAGCTCGTCCGGATGA
- the LOC120699873 gene encoding asparagine synthetase domain-containing protein 1-like, translating into MCGISLVLSGDPLVVPPSAATAAASAAAEIRHSGEGKGVSADELKEALRRRGPDSLGCVRRRLCSDGTVLGADGCDDGGEGKAGVGDSGVAELLFIGATLHLRGAQPVAQPLVSPSGSILVYNGEIYGGIEVADDENDTQALLSSLESCCSCDCHALSRDKTCSCASGGKSVPQILSTIKGPWALIYWQMDSNTIWFGRDAFGRRSLLVHWPTSDDSHFVLSSVAPPSFARNNSDATVNGFMPDPDISDCTKASYWEELPCGIHSIHMKNIRKNVTCAKEGWIVEVNTHEWMDSSLNKLIQWERRLTVPSIEKSFVDGGNHHLSQNFVSSGESEENNKNGVMKIDLLSNSSLCSANCITQSANKVLVALRESVMLRTKMNTLFQGGLNKLRDKELAPIAVLFSGGLDSMILAALLDQCIDPKWTIDLLNVSFDGQLAPDRISAMAGLRELQRISPLRRWHLVEIDTALTDLNGESEHVMSLIHPSNTYMDLNIGIALWLAAGGDGWVDGSACLMQDGSRHKYKSKSRVLIVGSGADEQCAGYGRHRTKYRLGGWNALNEEMRLDVQRIWKRNMGRDDRCISDHGKEARFPFLDENVIKTLLDIPLWEIAKLDEPVGKGDKKILREVARLLGLQEAALQPKRAIQFGSRIARESNRKNFGSNRAANQASAGSALEAAGFDCAHRSAVDAVVDVLLRYITHLGRSAAFNANLAGRALANELDVIQALEEVGSNTDGFAGASATGHCLVGSGVVRDLMAFVDTKDEVPFVRPLPRFPVPRVQPQPSTSFAAAGRETGMKHVPEWLPVFPDPHTYVRTEAWVEPPATKDRVDKVEQVRQRRKAEKSLLSLQQRLAQAGAEGFHPAVGLTQDSAEKGKEIQAAGTKRNPFLEPALPPGEKDISEVDMPPEKKKLSVLEAFAPAIQATAIREIDAGTGLDQNQRSIVPKERAPVHLKIGFGKKPVAAVPNSGALDLRDDPSFLKEEAKDDRKRRAGMILRASMENPQELPQL; encoded by the exons ATGTGCGGCATCTCCCTCGTCCTCTCCGGTGACCCCCTGGTCGTccccccctccgccgccaccgccgccgcctccgcagcGGCGGAGATCCGTCACTCCGGCGAG GGGAAGGGCGTATCGGCTGATGAGCTCAAGGAGGCCCTGCGCCGGAGAGGCCCTGACAGCCTCGGCTGCGTAAGGCGGCGCCTTTGCTCTGACGGCACGGTTCTAG GGGCTGATGGATGCGATGATGGAGGAGAGGGTAAAGCCGGCGTGGGTGACAGTGGTGTTGCTGAGTTGCTCTTCATTGGAGCAACACTGCATCTCAGGGGAGCTCAGCCTGTTGCGCAGCCTCTGGTGTCCCCATCTGGAAGTATTCTTGTGTATAATG GTGAGATATATGGAGGAATTGAAGTTGCCGATGATGAAAATGACACCCAGGCTCTTTTATCTTCACTGGAATCTTGCTGTTCATGTGACTGCCATGCTCTTAGTAGAGATAAAACTTGTTCTTGCGCAAGTGGTGGCAAATCAGTTCCACAAATCCTTTCCACAATCAAAGGTCCTTGGGCTTTGATATACTGGCAG ATGGACTCAAATACGATTTGGTTTGGCCGGGATGCATTTGGGAGGAGAAGCTTATTGGTACATTGGCCCACATCTGATGACTCACACTTCGTATTATCATCAGTAGCACCCCCTTCATTTGCAAGAAATAACTCTG ATGCAACAGTAAATGGTTTTATGCCAGATCCTGACATCTCTGACTGTACCAAAGCTAGCTACTGGGAAGAGCTTCCTTGTGGGATTCACAGCATCCACATGAAAAATATCAGAAAAAATGTCACATGTGCGAAGGAAGGATGGATTGTTGAAGTTAACACACATGAATGGATGGATTCTTCATTGAATAAATTAATTCAATGGGAGAGGAGACTGACAGTTCCTAGTATAGAGAAGAGTTTTGTTGATGGAGGGAACCATCACTTGTCTCAGAACTTTGTAAGCTCAGGGGAATCTgaagaaaataataaaaatggGGTCATGAAGATAGATCTCCTTTCGAATTCTAGCTTATGTTCAGCAAATTGCATAACACAGTCAG CAAATAAAGTATTGGTTGCATTACGGGAATCTGTAATGCTGCGGACTAAGATGAACACACTATTTCAG GGTGGTTTGAATAAACTTAGGGACAAAGAGTTAGCCCCAATAGCAGTCCTCTTTTCCGGTGGCTTAGACTCGATGATACTTGCAGCATTGTTAGACCAGTGCATTGACCCCAAGT GGACAATTGATTTATTAAATGTCAGTTTTGATGGTCAGCTCGCCCCAGATAGGATTTCTGCAATGGCAGGACTGAGGGAGCTTCAGAGGATCTCTCCACTACGGAG ATGGCATCTTGTTGAGATTGATACTGCTTTGACTGACTTGAATGGGGAAAGTGAACACGTAATGTCACTCATACACCCTTCAAATACTTATATG GATTTAAACATCGGTATTGCTCTCTGGTTGGCTGCTGGTGGGGATGGTTGGGTGGATGGGAGTGCATGTCTTATGCAAGATGGCTCTCGCCATAAGTACAAGTCAAAATCAAGAGTACTAATAGTTGGTTCTGGTGCTGATGAGCAGTGTGCTGGTTATGGTAGACATCGGACTAAATACAGGCTTGGAGG GTGGAATGCACTGAATGAGGAGATGAGACTAGATGTGCAAAGAATATGGAAAAGAAACATGGGAAGAGATGATAGATGCATTTCTGATCATGGCAAGGAG GCTCGTTTCCCATTTCTTGATGAGAATGTGATAAAAACTTTGTTGGACATTCCGCTATGGGAGATTGCTAAACTTGATGAACCTGTGGGAAAGGGCGATAAGAAGATCTTGAGAGAG GTTGCAAGGCTGCTGGGACTACAAGAAGCTGCTCTTCAGCCAAAGCGAGCAATCCAG TTTGGCTCAAGAATAGCAAGGGAGTCAAACCGCAAGAACTTTGGGAGTAACCGAGCTGCGAACCAGGCATCAGCAGGCAGC gcGCTGGAGGCCGCGGGGTTCGACTGCGCGCACCGCTCCGCGGTGGACGCGGTCGTCGACGTCCTCCTGCGCTACATCACCCACCTGGGCCGGTCTGCGGCCTTCAACGCcaacctcgccggccgcgcgctcGCCAACGAGCTCGACGTCATCCAGGCGCTCGAGGAGGTCGGCTCCAACACGGACGGGTTCGCGGGCGCGTCCGCCACGGGGCACTGCCTCGTCGGCTCTGGCGTCGTCAGGGACCTCATGGCGTTCGTCGACACCAAGGACGAGGTGCCCTTCGTGCGGCCCCTGCCCAGGTTCCCCGTGCCGCGCGTGCAGCCGCAGCCCTCCACCAGCTTCGCGGCGGCTGGGAGGGAGACCGGGATGAAGCACGTGCCTGAGTGGCTCCCGGTGTTCCCGGATCCGCACACCTATGTGAGGACAGAGGCGTGGGTTGAGCCGCCGGCGACCAAGGACCGGGTGGACAAGGTGGAACAGGTGCGGCAACGGAGGAAGGCTGAGAAGTCCCTGCTCAGCTTGCAGCAAAGGCTAGCACAGGCCGGCGCTGAAGGTTTTCATCCAGCAGTTGGGCTCACACAGGATAGCGCAGAGAAGGGCAAGGAGATACAGGCAGCTGGGACCAAGAGAAATCCATTTCTTGAGCCAGCATTGCCGCCTGGAGAGAAGGATATATCCGAGGTTGATATGCCTCCTGAAAAGAAGAAACTCTCTGTCCTTGAGGCATTTGCGCCAGCTATTCAAGCTACAGCCATCAGGGAGATTGATGCTGGGACAGGGTTGGATCAAAACCAAAGGAGCATCGTTCCAAAAGAGAGGGCGCCAGTACACCTCAAGATTGGATTTGGTAAGAAGCCGGTAGCAGCTGTCCCGAATTCAGGAGCCCTGGATCTGAGGGATGATCCTTCCTTCTTGAAGGAGGAAGCAAAGGATGACAGGAAGCGGAGAGCAGGGATGATATTAAGAGCATCAATGGAGAACCCACAGGAACTTCCTCAACTCTGA
- the LOC120699872 gene encoding L-type lectin-domain containing receptor kinase S.4-like encodes MSSSKPKPPILFYLLLLSLLASLAASQEFTYKGFAGGGGGSPNLTLNGIAEVWPDGILRLTNETSRLLGHAFYPAPLRFLDRNGTAVSFSTEFVVTVVPEFAQLGGHGYAFVIAPDPLLPGSLPSQYLGLFSAAVEGNATNHVFAVEFDTVQDFEFGDINGNHVGVDLNSLVSNKSAPADPVNLKAGDTVAWIDYDGAARLLNVSIANGTGASAAVKPATPLISFPVDLSGVLREQMYVGFSASTGLLASSHYVRGWSFRLGGGAAPKLDISSLPTLPRNKTGKNRTSLILAVAFSAFVALVVLAAVGAYGAYRYKNRDIIEPWELDYGPHRFKYGELRRATRGFRERELLGSGGFGKVYRGVLPGSGETVAVKRVSHESRQGLREFVAEIASIGRLRHRNLVQLQGWCRRRGDLLLVYDYMPNGSLDQHLFGGGGDGDHLKGAGAARLPWPVRRRILRDVAAALLYLHEGWESVVLHRDVKASNVLLDADMSARLGDFGLAKLHERGANPSTTRVVGTLGYLAPELTRTGKATAAIDVFAFGALVLEVVAGRQPIEPRAPPEELVLAEWAWERYAAGEVGKVVDSRLGGEYDAAEVAAAVKVGLWCSHPSPAMRPTMREVARYLDGGEAGEVPEPPPPPPMPPACSGEVGFDDFVHSYPSSSFERAAAAGGGWDAGTQTSVATFPFSPLSMRSTHVSM; translated from the coding sequence ATGTCAAGCTCGAAGCCCAAGCCTCCCATCCTCTTCTACCTCCTGCTCCTCTCCCTCCTGGCCAGCCTCGCCGCCTCCCAAGAATTCACCTACAAAggcttcgccggcggcggcggggggagcCCGAACCTGACCCTCAACGGCATCGCGGAGGTCTGGCCCGACGGCATCCTTCGCCTCACCAACGAGACCTCCCGGCTCCTCGGCCACGCCTTCTACCCGGCCCCGCTCCGCTTCCTCGACCGCAACGGCACCGCCGTGTCCTTCTCGACCGAGTTCGTGGTCACGGTGGTGCCGGAGTTCGCGCAGCTGGGCGGCCACGGGTACGCCTTCGTCATCGCGCCCGACCCGCTCCTCCCCGGCTCGCTGCCCAGCCAGTACCTGGGACTCTTCAGCGCCGCCGTCGAAGGGAACGCCACCAACCACGTGTTCGCCGTcgagttcgacaccgtgcaggaCTTCGAGTTCGGGGACATCAACGGCAACCACGTCGGCGTCGACCTCAACAGCCTCGTCTCCAACAAGTCCGCCCCCGCGGACCCCGTCAACCTCAAGGCCGGCGACACCGTCGCGTGGATCGACTACGACGGCGCCGCCAGGCTGCTCAACGTCTCGATCGCGAACGGCAccggcgcgtcggcggcggtcaAGCCGGCGACGCCGCTCATCTCCTTCCCCGTCGACCTGTCCGGCGTCCTCCGGGAGCAGATGTACGTCGGCTTCTCGGCGTCCACGGGGCTCCTCGCGAGCTCGCACTACGTCAGGGGCTGGAGCttccggctcggcggcggcgccgcccctaAGCTGGACATCTCGTCGCTGCCGACGCTGCCGCGGAACAAGACCGGCAAGAACCGCACGTCGCTCATCCTCGCCGTGGCGTTCTCGGCGTTCGTGGCGCTGGtggtgctcgccgccgtcggcgcgTACGGGGCCTACCGGTACAAGAACCGCGACATCATCGAGCCGTGGGAGCTCGACTACGGCCCGCACCGGTTCAAgtacggcgagctccgccgcgccacgcgTGGGTTCCGCGAGCGCGAGCTCCTCGGCTCCGGCGGGTTCGGCAAGGTGTACCGCGGCGTGCTGCCGGGGTCCGGCGAGACGGTGGCCGTGAAGCGCGTGAGCCACGAGTCCCGGCAGGGCCTCCGCGAGTTCGTGGCGGAGATCGCCTCCatcggccgcctccgccaccgcaacCTGGTCCAGCTCCAGggctggtgccgccgccgcggcgacctCCTCCTGGTCTACGACTACATGCCCAACGGCAGCCTGGACCAGCAcctcttcggcggcggcggcgacggcgaccacctcaagggggcgggggcggcgcggctgccgtggcccgtccgccgccgcatcctccgCGACGTGGCAGCGGCGCTGCTGTACCTGCACGAGGGGTGGGAGAGCGTGGTGCTCCACCGCGACGTCAAGGCCAGCAACGTGCTCCTCGACGCCGACATGTCGGCGCGGCTCGGCGACTTCGGGCTCGCCAAGCTCCACGAGCGCGGGGCCAACCCGAGCACGACGCGCGTGGTGGGCACGCTGGGGTACCTAGCGCCGGAGCTGACGCGGACGGGGAAGGCGACGGCGGCCATCGACGTGTTCGCGTTCGGGGCgctggtgctggaggtggtCGCCGGGCGGCAGCCCATcgagccgcgcgcgccgcccgagGAGCTCGTGCTCGCCGAGTGGGCGTGGGAGCGGTACGCGGCCGGGGAGGTGGGGAAGGTGGTGGACTCCCGGCTCGGTGGCGAGTACGACGCCGCGGAGGTGGCCGCGGCGGTGAAGGTGGGGCTCTGGTGCTCGcacccgtcgccggcgatgcgGCCCACGATGCGGGAGGTGGCGAGGTACCTGGACGGCGGGGAGGCCGGGGAGGTTCCcgagccgccgcccccgccgccgatgccgccgGCATGCTCCGGCGAGGTGGGCTTCGACGACTTCGTGCACTCGTACCCGTCGTCGTCGttcgagcgcgccgccgcggcgggcggcgggtggGACGCCGGGACCCAGACGTCGGTGGCGACGTTCCCGTTCTCGCCGCTGTCCATGCGGTCAACCCACGTCAGCATGTGA